A single Sulfurimonas aquatica DNA region contains:
- the dbpA gene encoding ATP-dependent RNA helicase DbpA, with protein MNFSQLPLTPEMVKTLDSLGYKETTPIQEEALPFILEGKDVIAEAKTGSGKTAAFGIGLLSKLNVKKFRVQCLVLCPTRELADQVAKELRRIARFKHNIKILMLTGGESFGRQLGSLEHQAHIIVGTPGRVLKHLNKESLDLSNLETLVLDEADRMLDMGFIEEIQSLLAFAPKERQTLLFSATYDDEIKKISKEIQKDAVSIKTTHQEVANKITQEFYHTSKKMDTLVKVLSHYKPENVIVFTNTKIEAKELAENLQNINIDALAIHGDLEQYERNDVLVQFANKSCSILVATDVAARGIDIKELSMVVNYDLPHGKETYTHRIGRTGRAGNEGLAITLYGSYEVEKVEDYKDDSRDFLEDSDLQESTNFEMRPEFVTLVIEGGKKDKVRAGDLLGALTGDAGLAGSSIGKIDIYDRQSYVAIESKFIDDAHKRLNSGKIKGKKFSVWILK; from the coding sequence ATGAACTTCTCACAACTTCCCCTAACGCCAGAAATGGTAAAAACTCTCGATTCACTTGGTTATAAAGAAACTACACCTATTCAAGAAGAAGCACTTCCTTTCATACTAGAAGGCAAAGACGTTATCGCTGAAGCTAAAACAGGTAGTGGAAAAACCGCTGCATTTGGCATAGGGCTTTTGAGTAAGCTAAATGTCAAAAAATTTCGTGTTCAGTGTTTAGTACTCTGTCCTACACGCGAGTTAGCCGATCAAGTAGCGAAAGAGCTTAGACGCATCGCAAGATTTAAGCATAACATTAAAATACTGATGCTTACAGGTGGTGAATCTTTTGGAAGACAACTAGGCTCGCTTGAGCACCAAGCACATATTATAGTTGGAACTCCAGGACGTGTTTTAAAGCATCTCAATAAAGAGAGTTTAGACCTTTCAAACTTAGAGACTTTAGTTCTTGATGAAGCGGATAGAATGCTTGACATGGGTTTCATTGAAGAGATACAAAGCCTTTTGGCCTTTGCTCCTAAAGAGAGACAAACGCTACTCTTTTCCGCTACTTATGATGATGAGATTAAAAAGATAAGTAAAGAGATACAAAAAGACGCCGTGAGTATAAAAACAACACACCAAGAAGTAGCCAATAAGATAACGCAAGAGTTTTATCACACAAGTAAGAAGATGGACACTCTTGTAAAAGTTCTTAGTCACTACAAACCTGAGAATGTTATTGTCTTTACAAATACAAAAATAGAAGCAAAAGAGTTGGCAGAGAACTTGCAAAATATAAATATAGATGCACTTGCTATTCATGGAGATTTAGAGCAGTATGAACGCAATGACGTCCTTGTTCAGTTTGCAAATAAATCTTGCTCTATTTTAGTAGCAACGGACGTAGCCGCACGAGGTATTGATATAAAAGAGTTGAGCATGGTGGTTAACTATGATTTACCTCATGGAAAAGAGACTTATACACATAGAATAGGGCGAACAGGTCGCGCTGGAAATGAGGGTTTAGCTATAACGCTTTATGGCTCTTATGAAGTAGAAAAAGTTGAAGATTATAAAGATGATAGTCGTGACTTTTTAGAAGATAGTGACCTTCAAGAGAGTACAAACTTTGAAATGAGACCAGAGTTTGTAACTCTAGTTATAGAGGGTGGAAAAAAAGATAAAGTGAGAGCTGGAGACCTGCTTGGAGCACTTACTGGTGATGCTGGACTTGCCGGAAGTTCAATAGGAAAAATCGATATTTACGATAGACAATCATATGTCGCGATAGAGAGTAAATTTATAGATGATGCCCACAAAAGACTCAACTCTGGAAAGATTAAAGGTAAAAAATTTAGTGTTTGGATTTTAAAATAA
- a CDS encoding TrmH family RNA methyltransferase yields MIINVSDIDIAELEIYKNLRDAAFRSDNSFIADSPKVVNILLEQDIEVKSILATPEYYDEFKSFLTTKNIPKIYLTSNAEMQKIVGHRVHHNCMMHGVRPLDKPLDELGDKIIMLDNITSSENVGSIARSAAALGVDSYLLPKESPHPFSRRSLRVSMGHSSLLKTHIYDDVKEAIKNLQKSGYRVYAAEVKENATPLSKLQVAQKWVLLMGHEGHGIADEILALCDEVVTIEMQEGIKSFNVGVAASIMMYQFLHQR; encoded by the coding sequence ATGATTATAAATGTAAGTGATATTGATATTGCTGAGTTAGAGATATATAAAAACTTGCGAGATGCTGCATTTAGAAGTGATAATAGTTTTATCGCAGATAGCCCCAAAGTGGTGAATATACTTTTAGAACAAGATATAGAAGTAAAAAGCATTTTAGCTACGCCTGAGTACTATGATGAGTTTAAAAGTTTTCTTACGACTAAAAATATCCCTAAAATTTATCTGACTTCAAACGCAGAGATGCAAAAGATAGTTGGGCATAGAGTGCATCACAACTGTATGATGCATGGCGTTCGCCCCTTAGATAAGCCCCTAGATGAGTTGGGAGATAAAATCATAATGCTTGATAACATAACTTCAAGTGAAAACGTAGGCTCCATCGCTAGAAGTGCTGCTGCTCTTGGAGTAGACTCTTATCTTTTACCAAAAGAGTCTCCACATCCATTTAGCAGGCGCTCACTTCGTGTTTCTATGGGACATAGCTCTCTGCTTAAAACTCATATATACGATGACGTTAAAGAGGCTATAAAGAACTTACAAAAGAGTGGGTATAGAGTATATGCGGCTGAGGTAAAAGAGAATGCAACGCCACTCTCAAAACTACAGGTTGCACAAAAATGGGTTTTACTTATGGGACATGAAGGACACGGAATCGCAGATGAGATATTAGCCCTTTGTGATGAGGTTGTAACTATTGAGATGCAAGAGGGCATAAAAAGTTTTAACGTAGGCGTTGCCGCTTCAATTATGATGTATCAATTTCTACATCAGAGATAA